GGTGATGGCCGTGACCATCCACTGCCACGCCTCGGGGATGGTCCCGTCCGTGGGCGTGCCTGTGTTGGTGGCGACCACGTCCAGAGAGGTTGCGTCGAGGTCGAGCACCGGCGAGATCGCGGCTGCGGTCTTGCTGAAGTCCATCGCCGAGAGCGACCACCGGCCGGCGTCCTGGCGCTCGAGGATCAGCGGGTCGTAACCAGCGCACGCCAGGAACAGGATGTCCCCGCTCTGCACGTAGCGGATCTTGTAGAGGTCCGCGGCGTGGTACGGCGAGGAGCCGTAGAGCGAGTTGTAGTAGGTGTTGAAGACGCGCTGGCCCTCAACCCACACCGAGAAATACTGCTCGCCGAACTCGAGCACGGCGTTCTGCTTGCCGTCCGTGTCCGAGAAGTAGAACGGGATGAGCCGCGGCCGCAGGCCCTGGATGACCTCCACCGCGCCCTGATTTGGAGGTGCGATGTTGATCTGGTTCGAGTTCGCTAGCCCCACGAACCGCGAGCCCGGCCGGCTGAGCCAGTCGCCGTGCTTGGTGATGATCGCGTCGCGGCACACGCGCAGACCGCGGCCGTAGCGCGGGCTCTCGGTGCGTCCGTAGAAGCTGGGCGCGAGCTCACCAGCGGCGAAGCTGGATTGGCGGAAGGGCTTGGCAGCCATCAGCCCCTCGCAGCGATGAAGGAGCTATCCGGGCGCGGGTCGGGCTGGCGCATGTTGCCCTCGGCCGCCATCGCCGTGCGGAGCACCGCCTGGGCCTTCTTGTCGAAGGCGTCGGCGAGCTCGGGGCGGCCGGCGAGGCTGAGGGCCAGCTCCGCGGCAAGGCGCCACTGCAGCGCGTCCGTGAACAGCGCGGGGAACGTCGTCGCGTCGGTGATCTGCGCGGTGTAGACGAGGATCGCCGAGCTGGGGTCCGTGACCGACACCCACCACGCGCCATCGCTCTGCAGGTGGTTCAGGTTCGCCGCCTGGAGCGAGCGGTAGTAGAGCGCGCCCGTCGCGTCGGTGGTGATCGCGTTCTTGGCGTAGGTGACGGTGGAGTCCCACGCAGCCGGGTCGTCCGCCCAGTCCGTGAAGATGTGGCCGTCCACGTGCTCGAACGACGGGAGTGGCACCTGGCCGTTGATGGCCGGGAGCAACGAGATCTGGGTGACGCCGAAGAGCCCGAGCAGGTTGCCCAGGAGCACCGGCGCCATGGTCGCGCCCGGCCGGAGGCCGTCGAAAATGTACTGGGGCTCGAGCAGGTCCGTGGGGTCGCTGTACGCGTGATCCCAGCCCGGCAGGTTCCCGGGCGCACTCGGCGTCAGCGTCGTGTCGAGCGCCAGGACCGCCACGCGGGTGGCCCAGCCCCACCTGAAGCGCGAGAGCAGCTTGTCGCGGACGCTCGGATAGAGCACCGCGCACACCGCCGCGGGCTGCGAGGCATCGTTCACCGGGTTGAGGTCGGTGATGAACTGCGTAATCCCGCAGCGAGCGAGGGCGATGTTGCAGACTGCGGCCTCAGCGGTGGTGGCCACGATCGCTCCTCGCCCGGCCTACACCGCCAGGCTCAGCCCGCCTTCGGAGCCGACTTCGCCTTGCGCGCGGCGAGCTTCTCGTCCGCGGCCTTCTTGGCCTCGGCCTTGAGCTGCTCGTTGAGCGCGTCGGTGAGTGCCTTGTGCTCCTCGTGGGAGACCGGCTCGCCGTCCTCGTTGAGCCAGCCCGGAGGCGGGACCGAATGGCGGCCGCTGTCAGGCAGCGTCACCTCGGAGCCCACCGGGTAGAGGTGGCTGTTGGGGCCGTAGTAGGCCTCTCCCTGCACGATGTACTTGGCCATGGCTTGCTCCTGAGCAACGCGCCCCGGTTACGCCGGGAACACGCTCCCGATGACGGCGGTGGTGATGTTGCCGACGGTGGTTGCGCCCACCACGACGTACCGGACGCCGACGTAGCGCTTGGTGATCCCAGTGGGGAATCGAGTCAGGCCGAATTTGTAGCCGGCCGTAAGGCTCGCCACGGCGATGGCCGGGGTGGACTCGAGCACGTCGGGCGAGCTCAGGTCGGAGTTGCTCGACTGGATGAAGTCGAGCTGAACCGAAGTGCCGTTCGCGAAGGCCGTCGTCACCCGCGAGTCGATCATCAGGTGCGAGTTGCCCGCGTCGCTCGGCGCCGTGTTGCCCTGCACGTCGCTGCCCGGGCTGCCCAGGTCGTAAGCGTTGGTGCAGTAGACGGTGGCTGCTCCGCCGCTGCCCACGTCCTGCTTGTCCGAGAGGATTGCCTGCAGATCTTCCAGCATGGTCGTTGCTCCGAGGCCGCTCGCGGCCCAGAAAGGGTTACGAGATCGCGGCCTCGGTCGTGGTCATCTGGTCGGCGATCTTCACGGGCACGCCGAGCAGCTTGATCACCGGCTTCCCGGCGACCTCCTCGTAGGTCAGCGTGGACTTGCTGATCGAGTTCACGGCCTGCTGGTGGAGGTACGTGGAGAGCTTGCGCGGCACGTACCAAACGAGGTTCACGAGGCCGGGCTGGAAGATGCGGTGGTACGCATCGATCGCGGCCATGATCAGGTCGTTCACCGGGCTGCCCACGGTGCCGCCGCTGATCGTGCTCATGTCGATGTTGCGGACCGCGGCCACGAAGCGCGGGTCCTTGATCACGAGACCCAGCTTCCAGGTCCAGTCGCTCACGAGGCCCACGAAGCGCTTGCCGTTGTTGCTGGGGTCGATGAGCTGCTGCCCCATGTCCTTGTGCTCGATGCCGCCCTTGCTCCCCTTCGGGAACATGAGGTGCACCGTCTCCTCGCCCCAGCCGACGAGCAGCATCGAGGCGTTGGTGTTCGAGCCGCCCGAGCCCCACTTCACGATCTGCTTGCCGAAGAGCGCGGTGGTGGTGCTCGCGAGGCGAGTCAGGAACCCGCTGAAGGTCGAGGGGTCGGTGCCCTTGTTGTCGTAGAGCGTCGAGGACTCGCCGCTCTGCGAGAAGGCCGACATGAAGGCCATGTCTTCCGACGCCCGGAAGGCGGGGCCGTTCCCGTTGAGGTTGGCCTCCTGCTCATCCACGATGCTCTGCGCGTTGAGCATCGTCACCGGCTCGGTGATCTGGTTGGTGGTGCTCTTGGTCGGAGCCACGCCCTCGTTGAAGCGGCGCTTGCCCACCGTGGGCAGGGTCTGGCGGAGCGTGAACTTGTAGCCGTCGGGCAGGTTGCCCTCGCGCACCGGCGCGTCGCCGATCAACGGCGTCAGCTTGGCGAGGTACTCGACGACCTTGGAGATCGCGCCGTCGGGGTCCGTGCGCCGGTAGAAGTCCACCAGCGAGGGGAAGGTGGCTCCGATGACTGCAGACGCTGCCATGGCTCAGCTCCTCAGCAGGCTCACGCCTGCGGATTCGGGTTCGTGTAGAGGCCCGCCATCGCCTCGAGAGGGGTGCGCTCGCCCTTCGCGGCGCCGTTGGCGCGCTGCGTGCCGGCGATGGAGTCCTCGGCGAGCACGCGGCCCGCGCGAGCGAAGGCGCGGAACAGGGCCGGGTGATCGCCCAGGCCGAGTCCGGCGAGCGCCTTGCGGAGGTCGGTGCCGCCCAGCTTCTCGACGGCGATGCGCGCGAACTTCACGCTCTCGTCGAAGTGAGGGCCGCCCAGTTCCTTGTCGTTCTTGATCGCGTCGGCCCAGGACTTCTGCTCGGCCACCTGCGCCGCAGCAGCCTGGCGGGCCGTCTCGGTCGACTTGAAGTAGGCGTCGGCAACCGCCTGGGCCTGCTTCTCGTTCAGGCCCTGGGCCTTCGCGAGCTCGCGGAGGCCACCCAGCGCGGGGTCGGTCTTCTCGATGCCCTCGGGGAGCTTGAACTCGAAGCTGTCGGCGAGCGCCGAAGTGGCAGCCTTCGCGGCGTCTGCGTCGGTCTTCGCGTCGGTCTTCTTCTCCGACGCGTTCGCACCAGCAGCCTGGCCGGTGGTCTTCGCGTCGGTGGTGGTTTCGGGCGCGCCGGTCAGCGCAGCGGTGTTGCTGGTGGAGGTGGCGCTCGTCCCGGTCGTGTCGGCGTTGCTGCCGGCGTTGCCCTGGGTGTTACCGCTCGTCGCCTCGGCCATCGTGCTGCTCCCGGCCAGCGTCGACTTCTTGCTGGCGAGAGACAGCCTCAGTGACCATGTGGGCGTAATCGGCTGGAGCGACCATTCGGCACTCGAGCATCAGGTCGCGACCGATCGAGCGGCGGCCTTCGAGGTACGCGGCGGCGTGCGTTTGCTCCCCTGCGAAACTCTTCGACATCAGCCCGGATTGGCCGTCGATCAGGTCCCAGATCCAGCGACGACCCGCAGCCGTGGCGAGCACTTCGCGGAGATCGTTCTCGTGCTGTAGCCGGCGGTTCTCGGGCGTCACGGCTGGCCACCGTTGTCAGGAGCGCCCTGCGCTGCGGCGATGCCACCAAGCTGGCCCAACGCGGTGTCAGGGCCGGTGCTCGCCTGGCCGAGGTTCTTCGCGGCCTGCGCGGCGGCCAGCCCCTGCTTTGCGGCCGCTTCGGCTTGCTGCTGCTTCTGTCGCTGCGCGCGACGCTGCTGCACCTGCTCGGGCGGACGCATCACCTTGGGGTTGGCGCCCAGCGAGCGGCCGGCCTCGTAGGCGACCTCGTCGAAGTCCACCACGTCGAGCACGTCCGGGTTGACCTGCGCGAGGTTGCCCACGAACGAGGTGAACTGCTCGAGGCCGGAGAAGCCCGCGGCCTTCATCGCCTGGGCCATGATCGACGTGTACTCGACGCGCAGCGGCTGGCGAGCCAGGACCTTCGGCGGCGGAGGCAGCAACCCTGCGGCGAGCGCAACGCCGTAGTAGCGCGACACCATCGGGTTGAGGAGCTCGTCCGTGAGCCGCTCGAGCACTGGCCCGAGTTGGAGCATCTTCTCTTCGTGGCGCTCGGCGACCTCGCGAGCGGTGACGGGCTGTCCCTGCTCGTCCTGCTCGCTCATCATCAGCCACAGGTTTGAGGAGAACGCGGCGTTGATCTTCTCCTCGCGCGCGCGGATTCGGCCTTCGAGCGCGGGGAGCGCCTGCGGGTTCACCTGGATCGCGGGCACCACCGATGGGCCCTTCAGGTCGTCCACGTAGTTCACGGCGCCGGGCAGCATCGACACCTGGCGCATCTGCATTTCCACGCCAGCGTTCACCGGCGGGTCGGCGAGGAGCTCCGCAACAAGCGAGCTCTTCCGCTCGAGGAGCTGGAGTTCCTTCACGTCGCCAAGCGCCTCGTAGCCCGGGCCGTAGCCGTAGGCATCGCTGAGGCTGGTCACCGCCCAGCGCGGGGCCACGACGGGGAAAACCTCGTAGCCCTTCTCGGAAAGCAGCGGCGCGCCGTCCTCAGCGTCCTTCTCCATCCAGCACGACGCGAACGGCATGTTCAGCGGGCCGGGCCGAGTGTGGTCGTATTCCTCGCGCGGGCAGACGACGTGCAGGACCTCGATCAGCGCGTCGTAGTTTCCGGCGTTGTAGAGGTCGCGCACCCGCTGGGAGACGACCTTCAGCGGCTGGCCCGGCTTCTCGAACTTCTTCACGAGCTGGCTGACGCTGAGCGAAGTCTCTCGGTAGAGCGTGTCGACCACGCCGCGGTCGGACAGCCCCAGCACGTACTCGCCGACCGGGATCGGGTACGCGCGAATCTGCCCGGGGCCGTCGTTGTCCAAGAACATCGGACTGGTGCCGAAGACCGAGATGTCCGGATAGAGCACCTGCAACCCGTTGTAGAGGTTGCTCTTGAGCATCATCATCCGGAGCCGCTGCTCCACGATGCTCGTCCAACCCATCACCTCGTCGCGCTCGGCGAGGTCCGGATCTGCGGTGGTGATCGAGTACCAGGGCCGCGCCGGAGAGGTGATACCGGCCATCATCCCCGCGGCCTGCGTGCGCACGGCGATGGTGGCCGTGTTGTTGATGATCCGCGCTTCCTTCTTCTGGCCCGCGGTCGTCGCCTCGGTCTGGAAGAACCGCGAGCGGCGCGGGGCCATGTAGTACGAAAGGTCGCGGTACACCGGCTCCCAGCTCGAGCGGCGAATCGTGAGAAGCGCGTTGAAGCGCTTCATGTGGCGCTGACGAAGGTCGCGACTCACGGCCCGCCTCCGAGCAACGAGCCCTGGGGCGGCGTCGTCAGGAACGTGGATTGAAGCCCGCGCTTCGCAGCGATGGACCGCAGCGCGGCGCGGCGACCCTGAATCAGCGCGTTGAGCTGGTCAGGCGCGGCCGGCGGTGAAGGAACATTCGTCTGAGCCGCAGCGGTGGGCGTGCCCATGGTTCAGCCTCGAGCGTGGGGGTTGTAGTCGGCGGCGGAAGCGCGGCCAGGCCGGAGACCGAGCAGCGAGCGCGCGGCCACTGGGAACGCGAACGACAGGCAGAGCGCGTCGGCGCGGTTGGGGCTAGGAAGCCCGCGCGCCTTCGTGTCCTTCTTCGCCTCGAGCTGCAGCTTCCCGTCGAGGCGCGGGACCGTCTCCGGACCTAGGAGGTCGTCGCGCAGCACTTGGTCCTTGGGGATCGCGCCGCCTTCCTTGAGCCAGTCGCGCGCGGCCTTCCACATCTCGGCGCGCTTGTTGAGGCAGCCCGGATCGCGGGGAGCGTCGGCGAAGTTCACCGGGAGCCAACGGCGGCCGAGGGTCCGGCCCACGCTCACCACGCCCGTGCCGTAGCCGAGGTCGATGAAGACGGCGTCCGCTTGGTGCTCGTCCTCGAACGAGGCCAGCAGGTTGGCCACGTGCACGTCGTTGTCGTTCTTCGGCTGGGTGTGGAGGATTCGGAACGCGAGGCCCTGACGCAGGCCGATCACGATCTCGTCGTCGCCTTCCCAGGCGTTGTCGAGCGTGAGGATCTTCGGCGCGAAGTTGTACTGGCCCTCGCCGAGGTGCTTCCCGAAGGCCGCGTCCACGTCGGTCTCGGAGATGAACTGCGAGGCCGACTGCGCCGGAAACATCCCGCGCACGCGGACCTTCACGTAGTCGCTGTCCTCGCCGTTGTCGTCGATCAGCTTCTGGATCTGGGCCTTGTTCGTGCCCTCGACGGTGCGCGAGTCAATCTGCGAGGTGCGCCAGCGGTGCTTGAACTTCCGGAAGCACTCGCGGAAGCGGCCGGTGGCGCGCGTCGGGTTGCCGAAGACGCACCAGAGGATTTCCGTGCCCTCGTCGGTGAGCGCGCCCTCGGCGACCTCCCAGACCTTGTCAGCGATCTTCGAGGCCTCGTCGAACACGAGCAGGATGCGCTTGCCCTTGTTGTGCAGGCCCGCGAACGCCTCGGTGTTGTGCTCGGACCAGGGGAGCGCGTCGATGCGCCAGGTCTTCTCGTGCGAAGGGTCGGCCGAATGCAGCGAGGTCGCGGTGCACGTGAACAGCTCGCGCGTGATGCTGAGCCGGTGCCACTTGGAGACCTCGGGCCAGGTCTTGGTGCGGAGCTGTGCTTCCGTGTTCGCGGTGACGACGCCGCGCGCGTCCTCGTGGGTCTCCAGCGCCCACTTCACCAGCCAGGACACGAGCGCTGACTTCCCGATGCCGTGGCCGGAGGCGACCGCCTCCTGAATGGCCTGATGCACCGTGGCGCCGTCGCGCAGCTTCGCGCCAACGGAATCCAGGACCTCGCGCTGCCACGGGCGTGGGCCGGCGGAGTGCTCAAGCTCCGTGCCCTTCTCGCCCCAGGGAAACGCGTACAGCACGTAGCCCAGCGGGTCGTGCGTGAAGCCGGCCAGGTCCTCGGCCAGCGTGGCGAGGTCAGCGGCGCTGAGCACGGTCTCGCGCTCCCTTCAGCAGCTCCGCGAAGGCGCCTTCGAGCTCGTGCTTGTGCTTCTCCGTGAAGAGCTCGAGGTGCTTGCCCAGGTCGCGCCACGCCTCGAGACGGCTGGCCCACTTCACCTTGACCGTGAAGCCCGGCTCGTTCGCGCCGTCGTGGTGGATGTCGACGCCCACGATCGCGTCGCGCACCTCGCGCGGCAGCTCGTGGATGGGCTTCAGCCGGTTGGTCTGAGGGTCGTAGGCGTCGGCGAGGTCGAACTGCGCGATTCGGGCGATGCCCTGGAGCACACGGTCAGCGGTGATCTCCAGCCGCGCGGCCTGCTTCCCCAGCGCCACGTCGACGGCCTCGCGCACGGCCGGATTGGCCATCAGGTGCGAGGCGATCTTGTTGGCCGTCCGGGGCGAGTACCCAGCGCGCTCAGCCGCTTTGGCCGCGCACTTGTCGACCAGGTACTCGGCGACGAAAGCCGCCTGTTTGCGCGTAAGGGACACGGAACAGCGTCCCGGTCCATGTGGGCGAAATCGGCCTAGGCAGCCCGGCTCTTAGCCTTGGGCTTCTTCCACCCCAGCGACTCGGCGTACCCGAGCGCGGCCGCGAAGAGGTTTTGGGTGAGCCGGCGGAAGGCCCGGTCATCCTCGCTGGGCGCCGAGCAGTAATTGACCGCCGCCTCCTGGAGCCGGGCCGTGGGGCGCATGAGCTCGCGGCGCGGTCCCAGCTCGGTGAGCGGCTGCCCACGCTGGCGCTGGCTGTAGTGGCCCTGGCAGATGCTGTCTCGGAAGACGGGACGGCCGCACTCGTTCACGCCCACGTCGGCGGTGCACGTGTCGCTGAGGTCGGCCGAGCCGGTGGCGTTGTCGGCGAAGGACTTGCGCATCAGTGCACCTCGTCGAGCGTGACGATCCGCTTCGGCTCGATGCCCTGGGCCTTCTGCGCCTCGGTGAACTGCGCGCGCACCTGGGCCAGCTTCGGCAGGAGGAGCCCGATGATCTCCTCGTCGGTCCGGCCCTGGCCCATGAGCATGACCATGCCAGCGCTGACGACGTGGCCAGCCACCAGCGCCTTCGCACTGCCTTCGGGAATGCCCAGGCCGGAGAGCCGCTTCACGGTCCGATTCACTGATGCTTCGAGCGCGCGCAAGTAGCGCTCGCCGTCCGCCAGCGCCGCGGGCGCCGGGTCAGGAGACTTCGTGCTGTCCAAGGGGGCTTTCTGCCTGCCGGAGCGCGACCCGCCAGATCGACGGCGCCAGCAGGAAGACGCTACACGAGCGGACAAGCGAGCGCTAGCCGGCGTGAGCGCCAGACACGCACATAACGTCGAGGTCGCGGATCGTGTCTTTCTCGAGGACGGCAAGCCAGAACGCCGCACCCTCGTCGTGCTGACGCGCTTCGGAGAGGAGCCGGGATGCGCGGGCTGGATCGCGCGCAATCGCTGCCCGCAGGCGCTTCCAGTAGGCCTCGACCAGGTGCGCTTTGT
The nucleotide sequence above comes from Deltaproteobacteria bacterium. Encoded proteins:
- a CDS encoding head-tail connector protein: MSRDLRQRHMKRFNALLTIRRSSWEPVYRDLSYYMAPRRSRFFQTEATTAGQKKEARIINNTATIAVRTQAAGMMAGITSPARPWYSITTADPDLAERDEVMGWTSIVEQRLRMMMLKSNLYNGLQVLYPDISVFGTSPMFLDNDGPGQIRAYPIPVGEYVLGLSDRGVVDTLYRETSLSVSQLVKKFEKPGQPLKVVSQRVRDLYNAGNYDALIEVLHVVCPREEYDHTRPGPLNMPFASCWMEKDAEDGAPLLSEKGYEVFPVVAPRWAVTSLSDAYGYGPGYEALGDVKELQLLERKSSLVAELLADPPVNAGVEMQMRQVSMLPGAVNYVDDLKGPSVVPAIQVNPQALPALEGRIRAREEKINAAFSSNLWLMMSEQDEQGQPVTAREVAERHEEKMLQLGPVLERLTDELLNPMVSRYYGVALAAGLLPPPPKVLARQPLRVEYTSIMAQAMKAAGFSGLEQFTSFVGNLAQVNPDVLDVVDFDEVAYEAGRSLGANPKVMRPPEQVQQRRAQRQKQQQAEAAAKQGLAAAQAAKNLGQASTGPDTALGQLGGIAAAQGAPDNGGQP
- a CDS encoding terminase, whose product is MLSAADLATLAEDLAGFTHDPLGYVLYAFPWGEKGTELEHSAGPRPWQREVLDSVGAKLRDGATVHQAIQEAVASGHGIGKSALVSWLVKWALETHEDARGVVTANTEAQLRTKTWPEVSKWHRLSITRELFTCTATSLHSADPSHEKTWRIDALPWSEHNTEAFAGLHNKGKRILLVFDEASKIADKVWEVAEGALTDEGTEILWCVFGNPTRATGRFRECFRKFKHRWRTSQIDSRTVEGTNKAQIQKLIDDNGEDSDYVKVRVRGMFPAQSASQFISETDVDAAFGKHLGEGQYNFAPKILTLDNAWEGDDEIVIGLRQGLAFRILHTQPKNDNDVHVANLLASFEDEHQADAVFIDLGYGTGVVSVGRTLGRRWLPVNFADAPRDPGCLNKRAEMWKAARDWLKEGGAIPKDQVLRDDLLGPETVPRLDGKLQLEAKKDTKARGLPSPNRADALCLSFAFPVAARSLLGLRPGRASAADYNPHARG
- a CDS encoding terminase small subunit gives rise to the protein MSLTRKQAAFVAEYLVDKCAAKAAERAGYSPRTANKIASHLMANPAVREAVDVALGKQAARLEITADRVLQGIARIAQFDLADAYDPQTNRLKPIHELPREVRDAIVGVDIHHDGANEPGFTVKVKWASRLEAWRDLGKHLELFTEKHKHELEGAFAELLKGARDRAQRR